The following coding sequences are from one Triticum aestivum cultivar Chinese Spring chromosome 5A, IWGSC CS RefSeq v2.1, whole genome shotgun sequence window:
- the LOC123108166 gene encoding cysteine-rich receptor-like protein kinase 10 codes for MAPHIVLLLAASFAASQAAVECGPSAASPSPAPAPAPSPTPSNSSAFRANILALLDALPHAAAPTGFASLSRGGGGDRAFVRGLCRGDLNQSVCLADLQEAVRDLSGRCASSRSVGAWYRQVYISYADTNDSAIYEGPGRVNQVLYDARKVTYAGSYDRAYYALMSRLVARAAGGGGNRSARTSMFATGEAVYAPDDPIGTMYGLVQCMRDRSDAECQQCLHTLVPQLPTCCGGHQGGVVLGFNCHLRVQVYTYYDLALDAPPPVPAPPPPDASSPPSAGENPREGRPSKRAVLAGAISTGTLLVVLLVVLVCVYMKWRTGPNKRARDGGIEDSSNTYVSPEQFTLPLLRAATGNFAPENKLGEGGFGQVFKGKMPNGQAIAVKRLSQGSSQGFHELKNELVLAAKLRHRNLVQILGVCLEEKEKLIVYEYLPNRSLDTLLFDNGRWRRHGLDWRKRHTIICGIARGLLYLHEESRLRVIHRDLKPSNVLLDEHMSPKISDFGLARAFRGDQSRDVTKRAAGTLGYMSPEYAYCGHVSVKSDMYSFGVIVLEVVTGRRNSSPGQDHANSLSEVWEKWRAGTAAEMADASLGDQYPRAQVLSCMHIGHLCVQKKPELRPDASEVVLMLSSQSTSRRTPSRPAFYAGSTGGVVTASRVRPSENVSKNGVTMSDLEPR; via the exons ATGGCGCCGCACATCGTGCTCCTCCTCGCGGCGAGCTTCGCAGCTTCACAAGCGGCGGTGGAGTGCGGCCCCTCGGCCGCCTCTCCCTccccagcaccagcaccagcaccatcGCCGACGCCGTCAAACAGCAGCGCGTTCCGGGCCAATATCCTGGCACTCCTGGACGCGCTCCCCCATGCCGCGGCGCCCACGGGCTTCGCCTCCCTctcccggggcggcggcggcgaccgggccttCGTCCGCGGCCTCTGCCGCGGTGACTTAAACCAGTCCGTGTGCCTGGCGGACCTGCAGGAGGCCGTCCGGGACCTGAGCGGCAGGTGCGCCTCCAGCCGGAGCGTGGGGGCGTGGTACAGACAAGTCTACATCAGCTACGCCGACACCAACGACTCGGCCATCTACGAGGGGCCAGGGCGCGTCAACCAGGTACTGTACGACGCCCGCAAGGTGACTTACGCGGGCAGCTACGACCGGGCGTACTACGCGCTGATGAGCCGCCTGGTGGCgcgcgcggccggcggcggcggcaaccggTCGGCGCGGACGAGCATGTTCGCCACGGGGGAGGCGGTGTACGCCCCCGACGATCCCATCGGGACGATGTACGGGCTGGTGCAGTGCATGAGGGACCGCAGCGACGCCGAGTGCCAACAGTGCCTGCATACGCTGGTGCCGCAGCTGCCGACGTGCTGCGGGGGGCATCAGGGAGGGGTGGTGCTCGGCTTCAACTGCCACCTCCGGGTCCAGGTGTACACCTACTACGACCTGGCGCTCGACGCGCCGCCTCCAGTTCCGGCTCCCCCACCACCGGATGCTTCATCGCCGCCGTCGGCCGGAGAAAATCCCA GAGAGGGGAGGCCGTCAAAACGTGCCGTCCTTGCAGGCGCGATTTCAACCGGAACGCTACTAGTCGTGCTACTCGTCGTGCTCGTTTGTGTTTACATGAAGTGGAGGACGGGGCCGAACAAGAGAGCACGAG ATGGTGGTATAGAAGATAGCAGCAACACGTACGTCAGTCCGGAGCAGTTCACTCTGCCGTTGCTGAGGGCGGCGACGGGCAACTTCGCCCCGGAAAACAAGCTGGGCGAGGGAGGTTTCGGCCAGGTTTTCAAG GGCAAGATGCCGAATGGACAGGCCATAGCAGTGAAGAGGCTGTCCCAGGGCTCCTCGCAGGGGTTCCATGAGCTGAAGAACGAGCTGGTGCTGGCGGCCAAGCTCCGGCACCGGAACCTCGTGCAGATCCTTGGGGTCTGCTTGGAGGAGAAAGAGAAGCTCATCGTGTACGAGTACCTGCCAAACAGGAGCCTCGACACCCTCCTTTTCG ATaatgggcggtggcggcggcatggCCTGGACTGGAGGAAGAGGCACACCATCATCTGCGGGATCGCCCGTGGCCTGCTCTACCTCCACGAGGAGTCGCGCCTGAGGGTCATCCACCGGGACCTCAAGCCCAGCAATGTGTTGCTGGACGAGCACATGAGCCCCAAAATCTCTGACTTCGGCCTGGCCCGAGCGTTCCGGGGAGACCAGTCCAGAGACGTGACCAAGCGAGCGGCCGGCACCCT CGGTTACATGTCGCCGGAGTACGCCTACTGCGGCCACGTCTCCGTCAAGTCGGACATGTACAGCTTCGGCGTCATCGTGCTGGAGGTCGTCACCGGTCGAAGGAACAGCAGCCCAGGCCAAGACCACGCCAACAGCTTGAGCGAGGTGTGGGAGAAGTGGAGGGCCGGGACGGCGGCGGAGATGGCGGACGCGTCGCTGGGCGACCAGTACCCTCGGGCCCAGGTGCTCAGCTGCATGCACATCGGCCACCTCTGCGTCCAGAAGAAGCCGGAGCTCAGGCCCGACGCGTCGGAGGTCGTGCTCATGCTCAGCAGCCAGTCCACGTCGCGGCGCACGCCCTCCAGGCCGGCCTTCTACGCCGGCTCCACCGGCGGCGTGGTCACCGCCTCACGTGTTCGTCCTAGCGAAAATGTTTCGAAGAATGGGGTGACCATGTCGGACCTTGAACCGAGGTAG
- the LOC123108167 gene encoding uncharacterized protein, with amino-acid sequence MGSGKKRAALASLFGFKNRRQEEEEATAARRQQQHAAAAPQQRYQHHRVRPSDDDDYTRHWYAERDIDRKASEFIDKVHRRMLANEQDG; translated from the coding sequence ATGGGAAgtgggaagaagagggcggcgCTTGCGTCCTTGTTCGGGTTCAAGAACAGGagacaggaggaggaagaggccacggcggcgaggcggcagcagcagcatgcgGCGGCGGCGCCGCAGCAGAGGTACCAGCATCACAGGGTGCGGCCGAGCGACGACGACGACTACACCCGGCACTGGTATGCCGAACGCGACATCGACCGAAAGGCCTCCGAGTTCATCGACAAGGTCCACCGCCGGATGCTCGCCAACGAGCAGGACGGATAG
- the LOC123108168 gene encoding uncharacterized protein: MGSGKKRAALASLFGFKNKRQEEEEAAAAAARRQQQHAAAAPQQRYQHHRLRPSDDDDYARHWYAERDIDRKASEFIDKVHRRMLANEQDG, from the coding sequence ATGGGGAgtgggaagaagagggcggcgCTTGCGTCCCTGTTCGGGTTCAAGAACAAGagacaggaggaggaagaggccgcggccgcggccgcgaggcggcagcagcagcatgcgGCGGCAGCGCCGCAGCAGAGGTACCAGCATCACAGGCTGCGGCCGAGCGACGACGACGACTACGCCCGGCACTGGTACGCCGAACGCGACATCGACCGGAAGGCCTCCGAGTTCATCGACAAGGTCCACCGCCGGATGCTCGCCAACGAGCAGGACGGATAG